In Spirochaetota bacterium, one DNA window encodes the following:
- the fliG gene encoding flagellar motor switch protein FliG: protein MADKAIAEKGGRSSKKKILTGKEKAAVFLISIGSEVSSEVLKHLKEDEIEEISFELARADYVTSESRDEVLMEFQELMMAQDFIMSGGVDYAREVLERALGTQRAVDIINRLTSSLQTKPFDFIRKTDPAHLVNFIQNEHPQTIALILSYLDPGKAALILAALNTDLQADIMKRIATMDRTSPEILREVERVLERKLSTLSSEDFTSAGGIDAVVAIINNADRTTERNIIESLEEDDPDLAEEIKKKMFVFEDIITLDDKSIQKVMRNVDNTDLSKALKSVDAEVQDKIFRNMSKRAAQMLKDDMEFMGPVRLKEVEETQQKIVSIIRKLEEQGEIVVSRGADDDLVV from the coding sequence ATGGCTGATAAAGCAATTGCCGAGAAAGGTGGACGCTCGAGTAAAAAGAAGATTTTAACAGGAAAAGAAAAAGCAGCAGTTTTTCTTATTAGTATAGGATCTGAAGTTTCCTCTGAAGTGTTAAAACATCTAAAAGAAGACGAAATCGAAGAAATATCTTTTGAATTAGCTAGAGCAGACTATGTAACATCAGAATCAAGAGATGAAGTTTTGATGGAATTTCAAGAATTAATGATGGCTCAAGATTTTATCATGAGTGGCGGTGTGGACTATGCTCGAGAAGTACTAGAGAGAGCTTTGGGTACACAGCGTGCTGTAGATATTATTAATAGATTAACATCTTCTTTACAAACAAAACCATTTGACTTTATTAGAAAAACAGATCCTGCTCATTTAGTAAACTTTATTCAAAATGAACACCCTCAAACGATAGCACTTATTTTATCTTATTTGGATCCAGGCAAAGCTGCACTAATTTTAGCGGCATTGAATACAGATTTACAAGCAGATATTATGAAGCGTATTGCAACTATGGATAGAACATCTCCTGAAATTCTTCGTGAAGTTGAAAGGGTATTAGAGCGTAAGTTATCTACACTCAGTAGTGAAGATTTCACATCTGCCGGTGGTATCGATGCTGTTGTTGCTATTATTAATAACGCTGATAGAACAACAGAGCGTAATATTATAGAAAGCTTGGAAGAGGATGATCCAGATTTGGCAGAAGAAATCAAAAAGAAAATGTTTGTCTTTGAAGATATTATTACTCTTGATGATAAAAGTATTCAAAAAGTTATGCGAAATGTTGATAATACAGATCTTTCAAAAGCTCTCAAATCTGTTGATGCTGAAGTTCAGGATAAAATATTTAGAAATATGTCAAAACGCGCAGCTCAAATGCTTAAAGATGATATGGAATTTATGGGTCCTGTTCGTCTTAAAGAGGTTGAAGAAACACAGCAAAAAATTGTATCTATTATCAGAAAATTGGAAGAACAAGGTGAAATTGTCGTATCTCGTGGTGCTGATGATGATCTGGTTGTATAA
- the fliI gene encoding flagellar protein export ATPase FliI, translating into MNDVFLKYQNAVNRTTVLKTYGKLENLNGLLIESIGPVGAIGDLCYIHTSAEEPVKAEIVGFKNGKTLLMLLGHLQGISPGMKIENTMHPLQISVGDALLGRVISGAGEPIDKLGSIQTPEKINIDRIPPDPYLRQRITDVISTGVRAIDGVLTVGQGQRLGIFAGSGVGKSTLMGMIARNTNADVNVIALIGERGREVREFLENELGEEGLKKSVVISVTGDEPALLRIRGAYIATAIAEHFRDQGKNVMFMMDSVTRFAMAQREVGLSIGEPPAMRGYTPSVFSTLQKLLERTGTGEIGTITAFYTVLVEGDDDNEPISDTVRGILDGHILLSRALADKNHFPAIDISSSISRVMKDITTKEHIRLAGKLKEIVSTYKDSEDLINIGAYVRGTNPLVEEALLKIPNINQFLKQDIDEHSSFEETFDQLQKIIN; encoded by the coding sequence ATGAATGATGTTTTTTTAAAGTATCAAAATGCTGTCAATAGAACTACTGTTCTCAAAACTTATGGTAAATTAGAAAATCTGAATGGTTTATTAATTGAAAGTATAGGTCCTGTTGGTGCTATAGGAGATCTTTGTTATATTCATACTAGTGCAGAAGAACCTGTGAAAGCAGAAATTGTAGGTTTTAAAAATGGCAAGACACTTCTTATGCTTTTAGGTCATTTACAAGGTATTTCTCCTGGAATGAAGATAGAAAATACAATGCATCCTTTACAGATTTCTGTAGGAGATGCTTTATTAGGTAGGGTTATCTCTGGTGCAGGTGAGCCTATAGACAAGTTAGGTTCTATACAAACACCAGAAAAAATCAATATAGATAGAATTCCTCCAGATCCTTATTTACGACAAAGAATCACTGATGTAATTTCGACAGGTGTTAGAGCTATTGATGGTGTTCTTACGGTTGGACAAGGTCAAAGGCTTGGTATTTTTGCAGGAAGTGGTGTTGGTAAATCTACCTTAATGGGAATGATAGCTCGTAACACAAATGCAGATGTAAATGTGATTGCTCTTATTGGAGAGCGTGGTAGAGAAGTTAGAGAATTTTTAGAAAATGAACTAGGTGAAGAAGGACTAAAAAAATCAGTAGTGATTTCTGTAACAGGTGATGAACCAGCATTATTGAGAATTAGAGGAGCTTATATAGCGACAGCTATTGCAGAACACTTTAGAGATCAAGGTAAAAATGTTATGTTTATGATGGATTCTGTAACACGATTTGCTATGGCTCAGCGTGAAGTTGGATTATCTATTGGAGAACCACCTGCGATGAGAGGTTATACTCCGAGTGTATTTTCTACCTTACAAAAATTATTAGAAAGAACAGGTACTGGAGAGATTGGAACTATCACGGCATTTTATACAGTCTTGGTAGAAGGGGATGATGATAATGAACCTATCTCTGATACTGTAAGAGGTATTCTTGATGGGCATATTCTTTTATCACGAGCATTGGCTGATAAAAACCATTTTCCTGCAATTGATATTTCGTCTAGTATTTCTCGTGTGATGAAAGATATTACTACAAAAGAACATATACGCTTAGCTGGAAAATTAAAAGAAATTGTTTCTACATACAAAGATTCAGAAGATTTAATTAATATAGGGGCTTATGTTCGAGGAACAAATCCTCTTGTTGAAGAAGCATTACTTAAAATACCAAATATTAATCAATTTTTAAAACAAGATATTGACGAACACTCTTCTTTTGAAGAAACATTTGATCAATTACAAAAAATTATTAATTAA
- a CDS encoding MBL fold metallo-hydrolase, whose product MKLTFLGTGTSSGVPVIGCACKVCLSKDPKDSRLRCAALLETNTERILIDSGPDIRTQLLRYNIQSLSAILITHSHFDHIMGLDELRPFSWYKALELYADSSALKDIKRVFSYIFDNTNIQIGGGLTQFKDIIIEHYQTFYINDITITPLLVMHGKLPITGYKINNLAYLTDVKSLPIETLQQIQNIDTLVINCLRIQTHNTHLNLEEVLKLTQQIQAKKTYLIHMNHELSHQNWCDILPTNIHVAYDGLTISII is encoded by the coding sequence ATGAAATTAACATTTCTCGGTACAGGTACTTCTTCTGGTGTACCTGTTATAGGATGTGCCTGCAAAGTGTGCCTCTCTAAAGATCCTAAAGATTCTAGACTCCGTTGTGCTGCTTTATTAGAAACAAATACAGAGCGGATTTTGATAGATTCTGGTCCTGACATTAGGACACAATTACTTCGCTATAATATCCAATCTTTATCCGCTATACTGATAACACATTCTCATTTTGATCATATTATGGGATTAGATGAACTGCGTCCTTTTTCTTGGTATAAGGCGTTAGAACTCTATGCAGATTCTTCAGCACTAAAAGATATCAAAAGAGTTTTTAGTTATATATTTGATAACACTAATATTCAAATAGGTGGTGGATTAACACAATTCAAAGATATTATTATTGAACATTATCAAACTTTTTATATTAATGATATTACTATTACCCCTCTTTTAGTGATGCATGGTAAATTACCTATTACAGGATATAAAATAAATAATCTCGCTTATTTAACTGATGTGAAAAGTTTGCCTATAGAAACATTACAACAAATCCAAAATATTGACACCTTGGTTATTAATTGTTTGAGAATTCAAACTCATAACACTCATCTTAATTTGGAAGAAGTTCTAAAACTGACACAACAAATTCAAGCAAAAAAAACTTATCTCATACATATGAACCATGAACTATCGCATCAAAATTGGTGTGATATTTTACCTACAAATATTCATGTCGCTTATGATGGTTTGACAATTAGTATTATATAA
- the murF gene encoding UDP-N-acetylmuramoyl-tripeptide--D-alanyl-D-alanine ligase has product MLGELKTIFDNKFFEQSLKTKAINNKEIAIKYFTNDARIIEDPCLHCFIGIKGLQFDGNDFFDQAYKAGVRVFILQKLPTIIPDDAVIYFVSDTLEALAQLAHEHKNMLQIPHVLITGSVGKTTTRLMLTYILREKYETHTAKKNWNNAIGTPLTILETDRESKISILEAGMNSKGEISHLSKMVNPEIAVITNIGYSHIEFLGSVDQVAEAKIEIVDGMNDSSVLLINKHDPYKMLFESKAKGKIIYFDPMQLYILEDKGLDGFEFAHKEYPNRHFFCPISGEHLLLNISIIFALIDILQIPLECIEQGLLNIKNIDNRMRIFSNKRGVSVIADCYNASLESFKASLDVLQKSKGRKIAVIGSILELGDSTEFIHREIGTYINKINPDLVLAVGEDMGYTCQELKIPYCHFQTKEEVWFVLDKELKSGDTVLIKASNKIGLDIIVNCLENI; this is encoded by the coding sequence ATGTTAGGTGAATTAAAAACTATATTTGATAATAAATTTTTTGAGCAATCTTTGAAGACCAAAGCTATTAATAATAAAGAAATCGCGATAAAATATTTTACCAATGATGCCCGAATAATAGAAGATCCTTGTTTGCATTGTTTTATTGGAATCAAAGGATTGCAATTTGATGGCAATGATTTTTTTGATCAAGCCTATAAAGCTGGAGTGAGGGTTTTCATATTACAAAAATTACCAACAATAATTCCTGATGATGCTGTTATTTATTTTGTTTCGGATACCTTAGAGGCACTTGCTCAACTTGCTCATGAACACAAAAATATGCTTCAGATCCCGCATGTTTTGATTACAGGTAGTGTTGGCAAAACAACGACGCGTTTGATGTTAACTTATATCTTAAGAGAAAAATATGAGACACATACAGCAAAGAAAAATTGGAATAATGCTATCGGTACCCCTCTTACAATTTTGGAAACAGATAGGGAATCTAAAATATCTATTTTAGAAGCTGGAATGAATAGTAAAGGAGAGATTAGTCATCTTTCTAAAATGGTTAATCCTGAAATTGCTGTAATTACTAATATTGGATATAGTCATATTGAATTTTTAGGAAGTGTGGATCAAGTTGCTGAAGCTAAAATAGAAATAGTTGACGGTATGAATGACTCTTCTGTATTACTTATCAATAAACATGATCCTTATAAAATGTTATTTGAATCCAAAGCAAAAGGTAAGATAATCTATTTTGATCCTATGCAATTATATATTTTAGAAGATAAAGGATTGGATGGTTTTGAATTTGCCCACAAAGAGTATCCAAATCGTCATTTTTTCTGTCCTATTTCAGGAGAACACTTACTCTTGAATATATCTATTATTTTTGCGCTTATAGATATATTACAAATACCTCTGGAGTGTATTGAACAAGGACTTCTAAATATCAAAAACATAGATAATAGAATGAGAATTTTTTCTAATAAGAGAGGGGTTTCTGTAATTGCAGACTGTTATAATGCTTCTTTAGAATCATTTAAAGCCTCTTTGGATGTATTACAAAAATCTAAAGGAAGAAAAATAGCTGTCATAGGTAGTATCTTGGAGTTAGGTGATAGTACAGAGTTTATTCATAGAGAAATTGGTACTTATATAAATAAAATTAATCCTGATTTGGTATTAGCTGTTGGAGAAGATATGGGGTATACTTGTCAAGAATTAAAAATTCCCTATTGTCATTTCCAAACAAAAGAAGAAGTATGGTTTGTATTAGACAAAGAATTAAAATCAGGTGATACGGTGCTAATAAAAGCTTCTAATAAAATAGGATTAGATATTATTGTAAATTGTTTAGAAAACATTTAA
- a CDS encoding NifU family protein, with product MQKVDVNFDELSLVQKLRVIELELDEHVRPMLIMDGGDMELIDLKEDGDNLLLFIEYLGACNGCPSASTGTLMAIQQFLHVRISERIEVIPALFKDLDLV from the coding sequence ATGCAAAAAGTAGATGTGAATTTTGATGAACTTAGCTTAGTTCAAAAATTAAGAGTAATAGAATTAGAATTAGATGAACATGTTCGCCCTATGTTAATCATGGATGGTGGAGATATGGAATTAATTGATCTTAAAGAAGACGGGGACAATCTATTGTTATTCATTGAATATTTAGGTGCATGTAATGGTTGTCCTAGTGCATCTACAGGTACATTAATGGCTATTCAACAATTTTTACATGTAAGAATTTCAGAAAGAATAGAAGTCATTCCTGCTTTATTTAAAGATTTAGATTTAGTATAA
- a CDS encoding cysteine desulfurase — MSKNIYLDNNATTPIDPDVLNTMYPYLEQIFGNPNSSHNTGLETHVGLTRASDQLYASLNIPEQDTLVMTSSATESINTVHKSILFDFIKNKNSQNQIITSSVEHSAVRKSLAYLEKFGIEIISLPAINNSVSIESFQSKFQPEKTLLVSIGLANSETGILQPIKDIAKICHQNNILIHTDATQAIGKIPIDIYDLDVDYLSFSGHKFHAPKGIGGLYIKDSAPLIPLLHGGEQMGGFRSGTLNVAGIIAMGEALKIATKKLDLYSDSMLQLRSNLEDFLAQIPNCTIYGKDQDRIPNTTFFNIPQIDHDYLVWHLNNNNISVSTGSACTTKTIDLSLQTDSNRGVRVSTSKFTTLEEITILIDYISKLLN, encoded by the coding sequence ATGAGCAAAAATATATACTTAGATAATAATGCTACCACTCCTATAGACCCTGATGTTTTGAATACTATGTACCCCTATTTGGAACAGATCTTTGGCAATCCCAACTCTTCCCACAATACAGGATTGGAGACACATGTTGGTTTGACACGGGCATCAGATCAATTGTATGCCTCACTTAATATTCCCGAACAAGATACTCTTGTTATGACATCTAGTGCAACAGAAAGTATCAATACAGTACATAAAAGTATTTTATTTGATTTTATAAAAAATAAAAATTCTCAAAACCAAATTATTACTTCATCAGTAGAACATTCAGCGGTACGAAAAAGCTTAGCTTATTTGGAAAAATTCGGTATAGAAATTATTTCTTTACCCGCTATTAATAATAGTGTTTCTATAGAAAGTTTTCAAAGCAAATTTCAACCTGAAAAAACATTATTAGTATCTATTGGATTAGCAAATAGTGAAACAGGGATCCTTCAACCAATCAAAGATATTGCTAAAATATGTCATCAAAATAATATATTAATTCATACAGATGCTACTCAAGCTATTGGTAAAATACCTATTGATATTTATGACCTTGATGTTGATTATTTATCATTTTCAGGACATAAATTCCATGCACCAAAAGGAATTGGAGGATTATATATCAAAGACTCTGCTCCTCTTATTCCTTTATTACATGGAGGAGAACAAATGGGAGGTTTCCGTTCGGGAACGCTGAATGTTGCTGGCATCATTGCAATGGGCGAAGCATTAAAAATAGCAACAAAAAAACTAGACTTGTATAGCGATTCTATGCTACAATTAAGAAGCAATTTGGAAGATTTTCTTGCTCAAATTCCAAATTGTACTATTTATGGCAAAGATCAAGATCGTATTCCTAATACTACTTTTTTTAATATTCCTCAAATAGATCATGATTATCTTGTTTGGCACCTTAATAACAATAACATTTCTGTTTCAACTGGATCTGCATGTACTACCAAAACTATAGACTTATCTTTGCAAACAGACTCCAATAGAGGAGTACGAGTAAGTACTTCTAAATTCACTACATTGGAAGAAATTACAATATTGATAGATTATATTTCAAAACTATTAAATTAA
- the gpmI gene encoding 2,3-bisphosphoglycerate-independent phosphoglycerate mutase codes for MNLKLEKNGFKRPGPVVLAILDGVGISDKIDGNAVAGACTPVLDALMESEIHRLLKAHGTAVGMPTDDDMGNSEVGHNALGSGRIFAQGAKRVNQAITDGSIFTTETWNKLVKQTIDKNSTFHFIGLVSDGGVHSNIKQLIEMIKHAATQGVKTLRVHALTDGRDVAGRSAINYFKELQEIFDTINTQDGFSYAIASGGGRMLMTMDRYNADWGMVEKGWNAHVHGQADHTFPSAIKAIETFYAEDAKRNDQYVPGFVVVDKNNTPIGRIQDNDAVVFFNYRGDRAIEISMAFTLDEFKYFDRGVRPNVLYAGMMQYDGDLKLPELFLVVPPKIDRPVGEYFVSNGLSTMAISETQKYGHVTYFWNGNKSGYLNEKLEKYVEIKSDNIPFDQAPAMKAEEIANEVLIAIESGKFNHIRINFPNGDMVGHTGDYDATVFSMEVTDKQLGRVLDAVKKANGILIVLADHGNADKMWTIDKNTGEKSPHTAHTLAPVPFIIYDPNYNGEYKLATIEEPAGLANVAATLCNLCGLEAPTDYNPSLITFTK; via the coding sequence ATGAATTTGAAATTAGAAAAAAATGGATTTAAAAGACCTGGCCCTGTAGTTTTAGCAATTCTAGATGGTGTTGGTATAAGTGATAAAATAGATGGCAATGCTGTTGCTGGTGCATGTACTCCCGTATTAGATGCTTTAATGGAATCTGAAATTCATCGTTTATTAAAAGCTCATGGAACTGCTGTTGGTATGCCAACAGATGATGATATGGGTAATAGTGAAGTTGGGCACAACGCTTTGGGTTCTGGACGAATTTTTGCTCAAGGGGCGAAAAGAGTAAATCAAGCTATTACCGATGGTTCTATTTTTACAACAGAAACTTGGAACAAATTAGTAAAACAAACAATAGATAAAAATTCAACATTTCATTTTATAGGATTAGTTTCTGATGGTGGAGTACATTCTAATATTAAACAATTAATAGAAATGATCAAACATGCTGCTACTCAAGGTGTAAAAACACTCCGTGTCCATGCGTTGACAGATGGTAGAGATGTAGCTGGTCGTAGTGCTATTAATTATTTCAAAGAATTACAAGAAATTTTTGATACGATTAACACTCAAGATGGATTTAGTTATGCTATTGCTTCTGGTGGTGGAAGAATGCTTATGACTATGGATCGTTATAATGCTGATTGGGGTATGGTAGAAAAAGGTTGGAATGCTCATGTACATGGTCAAGCAGATCATACTTTTCCTTCAGCGATCAAAGCTATTGAAACATTTTATGCAGAAGATGCAAAAAGAAATGATCAATATGTTCCTGGATTTGTAGTAGTTGATAAAAATAATACTCCAATAGGTCGTATTCAAGATAATGATGCTGTTGTGTTTTTTAATTATCGTGGAGATAGAGCGATTGAAATTTCGATGGCTTTTACCTTAGATGAATTCAAATATTTTGATAGAGGTGTTAGACCAAATGTCTTATATGCTGGTATGATGCAGTACGACGGAGATCTAAAATTGCCAGAATTATTTTTGGTAGTTCCTCCAAAAATAGATAGACCTGTAGGGGAATATTTTGTCTCTAATGGATTATCAACAATGGCTATTTCTGAAACTCAAAAATATGGACATGTTACTTATTTTTGGAATGGAAATAAAAGTGGATATCTAAATGAAAAACTAGAAAAATATGTAGAAATAAAATCTGATAATATCCCTTTCGATCAAGCTCCAGCAATGAAAGCTGAAGAAATTGCTAACGAAGTACTAATAGCTATAGAAAGTGGTAAATTCAATCATATCCGTATTAATTTTCCTAATGGAGATATGGTAGGGCACACAGGTGATTATGATGCAACTGTATTTTCTATGGAAGTTACCGACAAACAATTGGGTAGAGTTTTGGATGCCGTAAAAAAAGCTAATGGGATTTTAATAGTCTTAGCTGATCATGGTAATGCTGATAAAATGTGGACTATAGATAAAAATACAGGAGAAAAGTCTCCTCATACTGCTCATACATTAGCTCCAGTACCTTTTATTATTTATGATCCTAATTATAATGGTGAATACAAATTAGCTACTATTGAAGAACCAGCAGGATTAGCGAATGTAGCAGCAACATTATGTAATCTCTGTGGCTTGGAAGCTCCAACAGACTATAATCCATCATTAATTACATTTACTAAATAG